From a region of the Fischerella sp. JS2 genome:
- the mgtE gene encoding magnesium transporter — MLVQDVRNSVIDVADLNQLKWDLNRLQAVDVGEYITQLPSKQRAIAFRLLNKHQATDVFEYLPPEVQEELINSLHDVQVVQIVENMSPDDRAELFDELPAKVVRRLLQQLSPEQRQVTATILGYPEGTAGRVMTTEYVRLREGLTVGEALSKIRRQDEDKETIYYAYVTDDNRKLVSVVSLRQLLFTFPDVLIRDIAGDRVVKVKTETPQEEVARIMQRYDLIALPVVDREDRLVGIITIDDVVDIIEEEATEDIQKLAGVSGGDEATLSSPLITLKKRLPWLFGVMLLYIGASSAIAPFQSTISMVPVLAVIMPLFSNTGGTVGIQALTVTIRGLGVGEVTPKDTLKLLRKELTAGLGTALALGLTMICLSLIWAPPQERWVSLIAGTVMAINTLVAVTLGTLLPMVLKRLKLDPALVSGPLVTTMLDAIGFVIFLTLISSALHIFHLKP; from the coding sequence ATGCTTGTACAGGACGTTCGCAATTCTGTCATTGACGTTGCTGACTTAAACCAGCTCAAATGGGATTTAAATCGTTTACAAGCCGTTGATGTAGGTGAGTACATTACACAATTACCCAGCAAGCAAAGGGCGATTGCATTTCGGCTACTCAATAAACATCAAGCCACAGACGTTTTTGAATATCTACCTCCAGAGGTGCAAGAAGAATTAATTAATTCTCTGCATGATGTGCAGGTTGTGCAAATTGTCGAGAATATGAGTCCCGATGATCGGGCAGAATTGTTTGATGAGTTACCCGCAAAGGTCGTAAGACGCTTATTACAACAACTTAGTCCGGAACAAAGACAAGTAACAGCAACAATTCTTGGCTATCCTGAAGGCACTGCTGGTAGGGTAATGACCACAGAATACGTACGCTTGCGGGAGGGATTGACTGTAGGTGAAGCTTTGAGCAAAATTCGTCGCCAAGACGAAGATAAAGAAACGATTTACTACGCCTACGTTACAGACGACAATCGCAAGTTAGTGAGTGTTGTCTCTCTGCGGCAATTGTTGTTTACTTTTCCTGATGTTCTAATTCGAGATATTGCTGGCGATCGCGTTGTCAAAGTCAAAACAGAAACGCCCCAAGAAGAAGTTGCCCGCATCATGCAGCGTTACGACTTGATCGCTTTACCTGTAGTTGATCGGGAAGATCGATTAGTTGGGATTATCACCATTGATGACGTGGTTGATATTATCGAAGAAGAAGCCACAGAAGATATTCAAAAACTGGCGGGGGTGAGTGGTGGAGATGAAGCCACTTTGTCTTCTCCATTAATCACGCTCAAAAAACGTTTACCTTGGCTGTTTGGAGTGATGCTGCTGTATATCGGGGCATCGAGTGCGATCGCACCGTTTCAGTCTACGATTTCAATGGTGCCAGTATTGGCTGTAATTATGCCTCTTTTTTCCAATACGGGCGGTACTGTTGGCATTCAAGCTTTAACAGTGACAATTCGCGGACTTGGTGTCGGAGAGGTAACACCCAAAGATACTTTGAAACTGCTGCGTAAAGAACTGACAGCAGGACTGGGTACAGCCTTAGCTTTAGGTTTGACAATGATTTGTCTTTCCTTAATTTGGGCGCCTCCCCAAGAACGTTGGGTATCATTAATTGCTGGAACGGTAATGGCTATCAATACCCTCGTCGCCGTCACATTAGGGACTTTGTTACCAATGGTTTTAAAGCGCCTGAAACTCGACCCAGCGCTAGTTAGTGGGCCATTAGTGACAACAATGCTGGATGCGATCGGTTTTGTGATTTTCTTAACTTTGATTTCTAGCGCTTTGCATATATTCCACTTAAAACCTTAA
- a CDS encoding alkaline phosphatase → MDYQNFERFIYSRIKRRSLIIGAGALTGLALASQFSHQRAIAQVPFSSYPFTLGVASGEPYPTSIVLWTRLAPDSLNGGGMPQVNVPIRWEVATDPYLKHIVAKGTEIAIPELAHSVRVVVEGLKPNTWYWYRFTSGGEASPIGRTRTAPKLGSNVSKFAFAFVSCQHYEQGYYTAYKYLAEDDLDLVVHLGDYIYEGGITSGRVRQHNSPEILTLEDYRNRYALYKSDLNLQAAHAAFTWIVTWDDHEVENNYANATSEVDNEPDQDPEVFLQRRAAAYQAYYEHMPLRPFSKPEGPDMQLFRRLSFGNLATFHVLDTRQYRTDQPCGDGTKQRCPENFDPNATITGKRQENWLYRGLDRSQAQWNIVAQQVMVAQRDTTPGEGETFSMDKWDGYLASRDRFMRFLEQRKPSNPVVLTGDIHSNWAMDLKADYSNPESSIVGSEFVCTSISSGGDGSDSNPTVTAYLPDNPHIKFYNGQRGYVRCVLNPINWQTDYLVLSNVTTESGTISKRASFVIENGRLGIQKV, encoded by the coding sequence GTGGACTACCAAAATTTTGAGCGATTTATCTACAGCCGCATCAAGCGACGTAGCTTAATCATCGGAGCAGGAGCATTAACTGGTTTAGCACTTGCCAGCCAATTTTCTCATCAAAGAGCGATCGCTCAAGTTCCATTTTCCAGTTATCCGTTTACCCTTGGTGTGGCATCCGGTGAACCGTATCCAACTAGCATTGTGCTTTGGACGCGTTTGGCCCCAGATTCTTTAAATGGTGGTGGGATGCCCCAAGTCAATGTTCCCATTCGCTGGGAAGTAGCAACCGATCCTTACTTAAAGCATATAGTAGCAAAGGGGACAGAAATTGCAATCCCAGAATTAGCTCATTCAGTGCGAGTTGTTGTTGAAGGGCTGAAACCCAACACTTGGTACTGGTATCGGTTTACATCAGGTGGAGAAGCAAGTCCAATCGGTCGTACTCGTACGGCTCCTAAACTAGGTAGCAACGTAAGTAAATTTGCCTTTGCATTTGTCTCTTGTCAACACTATGAGCAGGGCTATTATACAGCATACAAATATCTGGCAGAGGACGACCTAGATTTGGTTGTGCATTTAGGTGACTACATCTATGAAGGAGGAATAACCTCAGGTCGTGTCAGACAACATAATAGTCCTGAAATTTTGACTTTAGAGGATTATCGCAACCGTTACGCCCTCTACAAAAGTGATCTTAATCTCCAAGCAGCTCATGCGGCATTTACTTGGATTGTGACCTGGGATGACCATGAGGTAGAAAATAACTACGCTAATGCCACTTCAGAAGTCGATAATGAACCTGATCAAGACCCTGAAGTCTTTTTACAGCGACGAGCTGCTGCTTACCAAGCTTATTATGAGCATATGCCGCTCCGACCTTTCTCAAAGCCCGAAGGACCGGATATGCAACTTTTCCGTCGGCTTTCTTTTGGTAATTTGGCAACCTTCCATGTATTAGATACACGCCAATATCGTACAGATCAGCCCTGTGGTGATGGCACAAAACAACGGTGTCCAGAGAATTTCGATCCGAATGCAACAATTACTGGCAAGCGTCAAGAAAATTGGCTATATCGCGGCTTAGATCGCTCCCAGGCTCAATGGAATATTGTGGCTCAGCAGGTTATGGTTGCTCAGAGAGACACTACACCAGGGGAAGGTGAAACCTTTAGCATGGATAAGTGGGATGGGTATCTGGCTTCTCGCGATCGCTTTATGCGTTTTCTAGAACAACGCAAACCTTCTAATCCAGTCGTCTTGACAGGTGATATTCATTCTAACTGGGCAATGGATCTCAAGGCTGACTATAGTAATCCAGAATCTAGTATTGTCGGCAGTGAATTCGTTTGTACCTCTATTTCCTCTGGTGGTGATGGTTCAGACTCAAACCCCACAGTTACAGCTTACTTGCCAGATAACCCACACATTAAGTTTTACAATGGTCAACGCGGGTATGTCCGTTGTGTACTAAATCCTATAAACTGGCAGACTGACTATCTAGTCTTATCGAACGTGACAACTGAATCTGGCACAATTAGTAAACGTGCTTCATTTGTGATTGAAAATGGTCGTTTAGGAATACAGAAAGTCTAG
- a CDS encoding helix-turn-helix domain-containing protein: MVTTPVYFLQILGNPTIEISQDELRSLLGEIEAELHNSQVYRRALATIQKLLGDSTEQGKMLLKAVGREAIGLAFRQLAQHYQKVENPVEQLTNNQPPTETADFTQQTQQDNSNNLSKYLTTVKFNTKENQENTKEENLPSQPNAVANAVANIATHENLTTVKTSLEWLKNKTVSKTEPTKHSVDERRTESLRQIGQQLRQARESRGLSLEQLCVYTYISANQMEAVENGNWELLPEDVFVRGFIRVMGNALGFNGTALAASLPAPETTKSVLPSWGESKKTSRGVGFEIRPMHLYVGYTALVASAIGGLSYVSQQGETSRLVNQNAVTPTSSSVSDSLKHNESRTTPGIKSSNAGVTVGPDISPPEAL; this comes from the coding sequence ATGGTTACTACACCTGTGTACTTCTTACAAATTTTGGGCAATCCCACTATTGAAATTTCTCAAGATGAATTGCGATCGCTTTTAGGAGAAATAGAAGCAGAACTGCATAATTCTCAAGTTTACCGTCGTGCTTTAGCTACTATACAAAAATTACTTGGTGACTCCACCGAACAAGGCAAGATGTTGTTAAAAGCCGTGGGCAGAGAAGCGATTGGTTTAGCATTTCGACAATTAGCTCAACATTATCAAAAAGTGGAAAACCCTGTTGAACAACTGACAAATAATCAACCACCAACAGAGACTGCCGATTTCACACAACAAACACAACAAGATAATAGCAATAACTTATCAAAATATTTAACCACCGTAAAATTTAATACTAAAGAAAACCAAGAAAATACTAAAGAAGAAAATTTACCATCTCAGCCTAACGCAGTAGCAAATGCAGTAGCAAATATAGCCACTCACGAAAATCTGACAACAGTAAAAACATCTTTAGAATGGCTAAAAAATAAAACAGTTTCCAAAACAGAGCCAACAAAGCATTCCGTAGACGAACGACGTACAGAAAGTCTGCGTCAAATTGGGCAACAACTCCGCCAAGCTCGTGAGTCTAGAGGTCTTTCTTTGGAACAACTCTGCGTTTACACTTACATCTCAGCCAATCAAATGGAAGCGGTAGAAAATGGTAATTGGGAGTTACTGCCAGAAGATGTTTTTGTACGTGGTTTTATCCGTGTAATGGGAAATGCTTTAGGATTCAATGGCACAGCTTTAGCTGCTTCCTTACCAGCACCAGAAACAACAAAATCCGTTTTACCTTCTTGGGGTGAGTCGAAAAAAACCTCTAGAGGAGTTGGCTTTGAAATTCGCCCCATGCATTTATATGTAGGCTACACAGCCCTTGTTGCTAGCGCTATCGGTGGATTATCGTATGTTTCACAGCAAGGAGAGACTAGCAGACTAGTAAATCAAAATGCAGTTACTCCTACCTCTTCTTCTGTTTCAGACTCGTTAAAGCATAATGAGTCTAGAACCACACCGGGAATCAAGTCTAGCAATGCTGGTGTAACTGTTGGGCCAGATATTTCACCACCAGAGGCGTTGTAG
- the gatA gene encoding Asp-tRNA(Asn)/Glu-tRNA(Gln) amidotransferase subunit GatA — MASIRELHKQLVKKERSAVEITQEALDRIQALEPKLHSFLCVTAERALEQARAVDAKIAAGEEIGLLAGIPTGIKDNICTKGITTTCASRILENFVPPYEATVTQKLAAADAVMVGKTNLDEFAMGGSTETSAYGLTANPWDLSRVPGGSSGGSAAAVAAGECVISLGSDTGGSIRQPASFCGVVGIKPTYGLVSRYGLVAFASSLDQIGPFARSVEDAAILLQAIAGYDPKDSTSLKVAIPNYAASLKPDLKPRGQLRIGIIKETFGEGLDSQVEQAITKALDQLQNLGAEIHVVSCPRFRYGLPSYYIIAPSEASANLARYDGVKYGYRAEEAENLMEMYTRTRASGFGAEVKRRIMLGTYALSAGYYDAYYLKAQKVRTLIKEDFERAFEQVHVLACPTAPTTAFKAGEKTADPLSMYLVDLMTIPVNLAGLPGISVPCGFDNNGLPIGLQLIGRPLREDQLFQVAYAYEQSTSWHLRMPQV, encoded by the coding sequence ATGGCATCCATCCGCGAGTTGCACAAACAGCTAGTTAAAAAAGAACGTTCTGCCGTAGAAATTACTCAAGAAGCTTTAGACCGCATTCAAGCGCTAGAGCCAAAATTACACAGTTTCTTGTGTGTAACTGCCGAACGGGCATTGGAACAAGCGCGGGCAGTGGATGCTAAAATCGCCGCAGGCGAAGAAATTGGTTTATTGGCAGGCATTCCCACCGGCATTAAAGACAATATATGTACAAAGGGAATTACTACTACTTGTGCTTCCCGAATTTTAGAAAATTTTGTACCGCCCTATGAAGCCACGGTAACACAAAAGTTAGCGGCAGCCGATGCAGTGATGGTTGGTAAAACCAATTTGGATGAGTTTGCGATGGGCGGTTCCACAGAAACCTCAGCCTATGGTCTGACTGCTAATCCTTGGGATTTATCGAGAGTTCCGGGTGGTTCTTCTGGTGGTTCGGCGGCGGCGGTAGCAGCAGGAGAATGTGTTATTTCTCTGGGTTCTGATACTGGGGGTTCGATTCGTCAACCAGCTTCTTTTTGTGGGGTGGTGGGGATCAAGCCAACCTACGGACTTGTTTCGCGTTATGGTTTAGTAGCGTTTGCTTCGTCTTTGGATCAAATTGGCCCCTTTGCTCGTTCTGTGGAAGATGCAGCGATATTGTTGCAAGCGATCGCAGGTTATGATCCTAAAGACTCTACTAGCTTAAAAGTTGCTATTCCCAACTACGCCGCCAGCTTAAAACCAGATCTCAAACCCAGAGGACAACTGAGAATTGGCATTATTAAAGAAACTTTTGGCGAAGGTTTAGATTCACAAGTTGAACAGGCTATTACCAAAGCACTTGATCAACTGCAAAATCTGGGTGCAGAAATTCATGTAGTTTCCTGTCCCCGCTTTCGTTATGGTTTGCCTAGCTACTACATTATTGCCCCTTCAGAAGCTTCAGCAAATTTGGCTCGTTACGATGGCGTCAAGTATGGTTATCGTGCTGAGGAAGCAGAAAATTTGATGGAGATGTACACCCGTACTCGTGCTAGTGGTTTCGGTGCAGAAGTCAAACGGCGGATTATGTTAGGAACCTATGCTCTTTCAGCAGGATACTACGATGCCTATTATTTAAAAGCGCAAAAGGTACGCACCCTGATTAAAGAAGATTTTGAAAGAGCTTTTGAACAAGTTCATGTCTTAGCTTGTCCTACCGCCCCTACCACCGCATTCAAAGCGGGAGAAAAAACTGCTGATCCTCTAAGTATGTATTTGGTCGACTTAATGACTATTCCTGTGAATCTAGCAGGTTTACCAGGTATAAGTGTACCCTGTGGCTTTGATAACAATGGACTACCGATTGGTTTGCAGTTGATTGGTAGACCTTTACGAGAAGATCAACTGTTTCAAGTGGCTTATGCTTATGAACAATCTACTTCATGGCACTTGCGTATGCCGCAAGTATAG
- a CDS encoding OB-fold nucleic acid binding domain-containing protein: MVKIITRQSLGTQNVYDIGVEQNHNFVIKNGLVASNCFNKSHSTAYGYVTYQTAYLKANYPLEYMAALLTANSDDTDKVQKYIATCTNMGIQIDPPDINRSGVDFTPLDGKVLFGLSAVRNVGQNAIAAILEARESKGEFKSLSDFCDRVDLGTVNRRTLESLIYCGAFDKIDSNRNQLLHDLPLVYDWAQSRAKDRATGQGNLFDLLGGGFASNTNKSTMQNSFDSAPKAKPVPDLPPQEKLRKEKELLGFYVSDHPLKSIRRSARVLAPVNLSQLGEQKEESTLCAVVMLNNVKKVITKKGDPMAILHIEDLTSQSEAVAFPKTYERISSLLQVDSRLIIWGKVDRRDEQTQFIVEDAEAVETVQMVMVELNVQQAATIEEQHRLRTILQEQSGDKEKAKVPVIGIVQAGTSRHLVRFGRQFWVQDSRSTVLALHNARFSAHAQLLTNT, from the coding sequence ATGGTTAAAATTATAACTCGCCAATCATTAGGTACACAGAATGTATATGACATTGGAGTAGAGCAAAACCATAATTTTGTGATTAAAAACGGTTTGGTTGCTTCCAATTGTTTCAATAAATCCCACTCTACAGCTTATGGGTATGTAACTTATCAAACTGCATATTTAAAGGCTAATTATCCTTTAGAGTATATGGCGGCACTGTTAACAGCTAACAGTGACGATACAGATAAGGTGCAAAAATATATTGCTACCTGTACAAACATGGGTATTCAGATCGACCCACCCGATATTAATCGTTCTGGCGTTGATTTTACTCCTTTGGATGGTAAAGTCCTGTTTGGATTATCGGCGGTGCGGAACGTTGGACAAAATGCGATCGCTGCTATTTTAGAAGCCAGAGAATCTAAAGGTGAGTTTAAGTCATTGTCTGATTTTTGCGATCGCGTTGATTTGGGTACTGTTAACCGTCGCACTTTAGAATCACTAATTTATTGTGGAGCCTTTGACAAAATTGACTCCAATCGTAATCAGTTACTGCATGACTTGCCTCTAGTATACGACTGGGCCCAATCCCGCGCCAAAGATAGAGCTACTGGACAAGGTAATCTCTTTGATTTATTAGGCGGCGGATTTGCTAGCAATACTAATAAAAGTACAATGCAAAATAGTTTTGATAGCGCCCCGAAAGCAAAGCCTGTTCCTGATTTACCTCCCCAAGAAAAGTTACGCAAAGAAAAAGAATTATTAGGCTTCTACGTCTCAGATCATCCCCTAAAATCCATACGCAGATCAGCACGAGTCCTAGCACCAGTTAATCTTTCTCAATTAGGTGAACAAAAAGAAGAATCAACTTTATGTGCAGTAGTAATGCTTAATAATGTCAAAAAAGTCATCACCAAAAAAGGTGATCCAATGGCAATATTACACATAGAAGATTTAACTTCTCAATCAGAAGCAGTAGCATTTCCTAAAACTTACGAACGCATTAGTTCACTTCTGCAAGTTGATTCTAGATTAATCATTTGGGGTAAAGTAGACCGAAGAGATGAGCAAACTCAATTTATTGTTGAAGATGCAGAAGCAGTAGAAACAGTACAAATGGTGATGGTAGAATTAAACGTCCAACAGGCAGCTACCATTGAAGAACAGCATCGCTTACGAACAATTTTACAAGAGCAGTCAGGGGATAAAGAAAAAGCAAAAGTCCCAGTAATCGGAATTGTTCAGGCTGGAACTTCCCGCCATCTAGTCCGTTTTGGACGTCAATTCTGGGTGCAGGATTCTCGAAGTACTGTTTTAGCTTTACACAATGCTCGATTTTCTGCTCACGCACAACTACTTACTAACACTTAA
- a CDS encoding NADAR family protein has translation MTIYFYSTREEYGCFSNFSPHGFELDNLYWYTSEHYFQAQKFPGTPHLEQIRLVKTPKDAARMGRERKRPLRPDWEKVKDDIMRKAVLCKFETHTDIREILLSTGDEEIVENSPIDYYWGCGADGSGKNMLGIILMEVREILRQR, from the coding sequence ATGACAATCTATTTTTATAGCACTCGTGAGGAATACGGATGCTTTTCTAATTTTTCACCTCATGGCTTTGAGTTAGATAATCTGTATTGGTACACTAGTGAACATTATTTTCAAGCACAAAAATTCCCTGGAACACCTCATTTAGAGCAAATTCGTCTTGTCAAAACACCAAAAGATGCAGCAAGAATGGGGCGAGAACGCAAACGTCCCCTACGTCCAGACTGGGAAAAAGTTAAAGACGATATTATGAGGAAAGCAGTTTTATGCAAATTTGAAACCCATACTGATATCCGAGAAATTCTCCTTTCCACAGGCGATGAAGAAATTGTTGAAAACTCTCCTATTGACTATTACTGGGGCTGTGGTGCTGATGGCAGTGGTAAAAATATGTTGGGAATCATTTTAATGGAAGTGCGAGAAATATTACGCCAGCGCTGA
- a CDS encoding DUF6464 family protein, translating into MFRTLLVIAIGFLPSLFSLWLMRKTQARMRSHLRRVARNFPREPIPLDSRPELSDRYYLEGVGYLIGDISCRYNARSGYLRCAVNPSGPCEGCRYYEAKEFTK; encoded by the coding sequence GTGTTTAGAACACTTTTGGTAATTGCCATTGGTTTCTTACCATCGCTATTCTCCCTGTGGTTGATGCGTAAAACTCAGGCTAGGATGCGATCGCACCTCAGACGCGTGGCGAGAAATTTTCCCAGAGAACCAATTCCATTAGATTCTAGACCAGAACTAAGCGATCGCTACTACTTAGAAGGAGTAGGTTATCTTATTGGTGACATCAGCTGTCGATATAATGCTCGTTCTGGTTACTTACGCTGTGCCGTCAATCCTAGCGGACCGTGTGAGGGTTGCCGTTACTATGAAGCCAAAGAATTCACTAAATGA
- a CDS encoding PadR family transcriptional regulator produces MFLGLPKHRHFAGMFLGVPMHRHFFESGCDDMPHRGRHRRSSKWDWKDEQRTPRGDIKYILLSLLAEQPRHGYDLIKELEARYGGFWKPSPGSVYPTLQLLEEGGYLTSEQVEEKKVYTITESGRQLLAERGDPQDWMTRRNKPQQWIELGNAIADLGGVVMQVARSGNTDQINRVREILNRAKREIYTILAEE; encoded by the coding sequence ATGTTTTTAGGTCTTCCTAAACACCGTCATTTTGCAGGTATGTTTTTAGGTGTTCCTATGCATCGTCATTTTTTTGAATCAGGATGCGACGATATGCCTCATAGAGGTAGGCATCGCCGATCCTCAAAGTGGGATTGGAAAGATGAGCAACGGACACCACGTGGTGATATTAAGTACATCCTGCTATCGTTACTGGCAGAGCAACCCCGACATGGATATGATTTGATCAAAGAATTAGAGGCACGTTACGGGGGTTTTTGGAAACCCAGTCCAGGTTCCGTTTATCCCACACTCCAGCTACTTGAAGAAGGGGGCTATCTCACTTCGGAACAAGTAGAAGAAAAAAAAGTATATACAATCACTGAAAGTGGTAGGCAATTATTAGCTGAACGGGGTGATCCTCAAGACTGGATGACCAGAAGAAATAAACCCCAACAGTGGATAGAATTGGGAAACGCGATCGCTGATTTAGGTGGAGTAGTAATGCAAGTTGCTCGTAGTGGCAACACAGATCAGATCAACAGAGTACGTGAAATCCTCAATCGAGCCAAACGCGAAATCTACACTATCTTGGCAGAAGAGTAA
- a CDS encoding class I SAM-dependent methyltransferase produces MERVLEPEVMDSLEEAIEYDAMDFTEVNSAFAQEAIALGPPEQGVVLDAGTGTGRIPILMCKIRLNWQVIAIDLAASMLQIAANHVQEAGLQEQIRLELVDVKHMPYGDGQFDMVVSNSLIHHLPDPLSFFRELKRVLKPNGGIFIRDLFRPRDEATMNALVDSIGAEYNEHQKKLFRDSLHAALTIGEVRNLLAEVGLSEVEVYQSSDRHWTVQKPWNC; encoded by the coding sequence ATGGAAAGAGTGTTAGAACCAGAGGTGATGGATAGCCTTGAAGAAGCTATTGAGTATGATGCAATGGATTTTACTGAGGTAAATAGTGCTTTTGCTCAAGAAGCGATCGCTTTGGGACCACCAGAACAAGGTGTGGTATTGGATGCTGGTACTGGTACGGGACGGATTCCAATTTTGATGTGTAAAATAAGACTCAATTGGCAAGTAATCGCAATTGACTTAGCTGCAAGTATGCTACAAATTGCTGCTAATCATGTTCAAGAAGCTGGTTTACAAGAGCAAATTCGCTTGGAATTAGTAGATGTCAAACATATGCCTTACGGAGATGGGCAGTTTGATATGGTTGTATCAAATAGTCTTATCCACCATTTACCCGATCCTTTGTCTTTTTTTCGAGAACTCAAGCGCGTATTGAAACCTAATGGTGGTATTTTTATTCGTGATTTATTTCGACCTCGCGATGAAGCAACAATGAATGCTTTAGTTGACAGTATTGGTGCAGAATACAACGAGCATCAAAAAAAATTATTTCGTGATTCTTTGCACGCTGCTTTAACGATAGGTGAAGTGAGGAATTTACTTGCTGAAGTGGGTTTGTCTGAAGTGGAAGTTTATCAATCAAGCGATCGCCATTGGACTGTTCAGAAACCTTGGAATTGTTAG
- a CDS encoding helix-turn-helix domain-containing protein, translated as MTVTSFNEAQQEQLKEIGAYLRQIREDKSVRIEQITAQTLIRQAFLEALEEGRYEDLPEPIFVQGFIRRYGDALGLDGVSLAKNFAINFFLLDSGNDGKEEQKNSSIHIPLAVPYAVLLTVASFILFFRLNPKSPADSVAQEQKPKASTQTTVSPPVASSPTLSPFTTPVATTPSPASSATPTTVAASPTLSPFTTPVATTPLPETSPSTPATSPVEVTVELQGESWVRVKADGKTMFVGTLNKGDRKTWTANKELTIRSGNAGAVLVSANKSEQKPLGDLGRIRTVTFTPESVSSQESIVNSQ; from the coding sequence ATGACAGTGACGTCGTTCAATGAGGCTCAACAAGAGCAACTCAAGGAAATCGGAGCATATTTACGACAGATACGCGAAGACAAATCCGTGCGTATAGAACAAATAACTGCTCAAACCCTGATCAGACAAGCCTTTTTAGAAGCATTGGAAGAAGGTCGATATGAAGATTTACCAGAGCCAATTTTTGTACAAGGATTTATCCGGCGCTACGGTGATGCACTTGGACTTGATGGTGTATCATTAGCCAAAAATTTTGCAATTAACTTTTTCCTTCTCGATTCTGGAAATGATGGTAAGGAAGAACAAAAAAATTCAAGTATACATATCCCTCTTGCTGTTCCTTATGCAGTATTATTAACTGTTGCTTCTTTTATATTGTTTTTTCGCCTGAATCCTAAAAGTCCAGCCGATTCTGTTGCTCAGGAACAAAAACCTAAAGCTTCCACCCAAACAACAGTATCTCCACCTGTAGCTTCGTCACCAACATTATCCCCATTTACTACCCCAGTAGCTACAACTCCATCACCAGCCTCTTCAGCTACCCCAACAACTGTAGCTGCGTCGCCAACATTGTCGCCATTTACTACCCCAGTAGCTACAACTCCCTTACCAGAAACATCTCCTTCAACCCCAGCAACTTCTCCAGTTGAAGTGACAGTCGAACTACAAGGAGAATCATGGGTGCGAGTCAAAGCAGACGGTAAAACTATGTTTGTGGGGACTTTAAATAAGGGAGATCGAAAAACTTGGACAGCAAACAAGGAATTGACTATACGTTCTGGTAACGCAGGTGCTGTATTGGTTTCTGCTAACAAAAGTGAACAAAAACCTCTGGGAGATTTAGGAAGGATAAGGACAGTAACCTTTACTCCTGAATCAGTCAGTAGTCAAGAGTCCATAGTCAATAGTCAATAG
- a CDS encoding alpha/beta hydrolase — protein sequence MLAALSYCAVCILLFLQQPRFIFFPSSIIETTPTFLNLHYEEVWLPVQIKSHQVEYIHGWWLSANQSNGKVILYLHGNGINIGANITHASRFYQLGFSVLLIDYRGYGRSRGRFPNEKRVCEDAAIAWNYLVQQRKITPSQIFIYGHSLGGAIAIDLAIKQPNAAGLIVESSFTSIRQVVAYRNIFRMFPVDLILTQQFNSIQKVPQLKVPVLFIHGVSDVTIPVFMSEELYDAAPEPKRLLLVPGAGHNNVAEVASVKYLEAVLFLCNRLCEGEDKVIE from the coding sequence ATGCTTGCAGCACTAAGCTACTGTGCTGTATGTATACTTCTTTTTTTACAACAACCACGATTTATATTTTTTCCATCTTCTATCATTGAAACGACGCCAACGTTTTTAAATTTACATTATGAAGAAGTTTGGCTGCCTGTACAAATTAAATCGCATCAGGTGGAATATATTCATGGTTGGTGGCTCAGTGCAAATCAATCTAATGGGAAAGTTATACTTTATCTACATGGTAACGGTATAAATATTGGCGCAAATATTACCCATGCCAGTAGGTTTTATCAACTTGGATTTTCGGTGTTATTAATTGACTATCGAGGTTACGGTCGCAGCCGGGGTCGTTTTCCCAATGAAAAGCGAGTCTGTGAAGATGCAGCGATCGCTTGGAACTATTTAGTACAACAGCGAAAGATTACACCTAGTCAAATATTTATCTACGGTCATTCTTTGGGGGGTGCGATCGCTATTGACCTAGCTATTAAACAGCCAAATGCAGCTGGATTGATTGTAGAAAGTTCTTTTACCTCAATTCGGCAAGTAGTAGCATACAGGAACATTTTTCGGATGTTTCCTGTCGATTTGATTCTGACACAGCAATTTAATTCAATCCAAAAAGTACCTCAACTAAAAGTGCCTGTTTTATTCATTCATGGTGTCAGCGATGTAACTATCCCCGTTTTCATGAGTGAAGAACTATATGATGCTGCTCCTGAACCGAAAAGATTACTTTTGGTTCCCGGTGCTGGGCATAATAACGTAGCAGAGGTCGCTTCTGTGAAATACCTCGAAGCAGTACTTTTTTTATGCAATAGGCTGTGTGAGGGAGAGGATAAAGTCATTGAATAA